Proteins encoded by one window of Octopus bimaculoides isolate UCB-OBI-ISO-001 chromosome 4, ASM119413v2, whole genome shotgun sequence:
- the LOC106881919 gene encoding uncharacterized protein LOC106881919, which translates to MSSSIPIADPDDYEICPYDPVHRVQSRRMVYHLEKCRKNFPMKKTRICPFNNKHRIPEPEFRYHLVLCPDKAILDQDLKHAWLQQNKDDEELPSGNLEVPDTNFQLNMEEDWEADSEQKFFKLGAGRIASSHSVVDTNQTELRLPAHKFNNSQDNLPVYQFSSNSLLMASEGIGRGRGKGSKPVVPVGRGRGTSGCKENVTKLGKPGASQTATKPGNASAVESAKLSVSVDKTWLQDVNQNCKKKKTKTKNACAKTVIKEEPPTPVTAEDEAKTIRRLRKKLRQISLLEEQKSAGLSLDKDQIAKIAMKETLCKQLESLELRDH; encoded by the exons ATGTCTTCCTCTATACCCATTGCTGATCCAGATGATTATGAAATCTGCCCGTATGACCCTGTTCACAGGGTACAGAGCAGGAGAATGGTTTACCATTTAGAAAAATGTCGGAAA aaTTTTCCAATGAAAAAAACTCGAATTTGTCCCTTCAATAACAAACATCGAATTCCGGAGCCAGAATTTCGGTATCATTTGGTTTTATGTCCAGATAAAGCCATTCTTGACCAAGATTTGAAACATG CCTGGCTTCAGCAGAATAAAGATGATGAGGAACTTCCTTCTGGGAACCTCGAGGTCCCCGATACGAACTTTCAACTAAACATGGAAGAAGATTGGGAAGCAG ATTCAGAACAGAAGTTTTTCAAGCTTGGTGCTGGAAGAATTGCCAG cAGTCATTCCGTGGTGGATACAAACCAAACTGAACTAAGGTTACCGGCTCACAAGTTTAACAACAGTCAAGATAACCTTCCAGTCTATCAGTTTAGCTCAAATAGTTTGCTGATGGCATCAGAAGGAATTGGACGAGGAAGAGGAAAAG GTTCAAAACCAGTGGTTCCAGTTGGCAGAGGAAGAGGAACTTCAGGTTGTAAAGAGAATGTGACGAAATTAGGGAAACCTGGTGCCTCTCAAACTGCAACAAAGCCAGGAAATGCCTCTGCTGTAGAATCAGCCAAATTATCTGTGTCTGTTGATAAAACTTGGTTACAAGATGTGAAtcaaa attgtaagaaaaagaaaaccaagacTAAGAATGCCTGTGCCAAAACTGTGATTAAAGAGGAACCACCAACTCCTGTG ACAGCTGAAGATGAAGCCAAAACGATTCGTCGTCTTCGAAAGAAACTTCGTCAGATTAGTCTATTGGAAGAACAAAAGTCTGCTGGATTGTCACTTGATAAAGACCAG atCGCCAAAATAGCAATGAAAGAGACGTTATGTAAACAACTCGAATCCCTAGAATTAAG aGACCATTGA